The Vannielia litorea nucleotide sequence CAGCTCTGGCTTACCCTGCAGCGCATCGAGTAGGCGTCGGCGAGGTCCCAGTGGAAGCGCACCAGGATGCGGCCATATTCGTCGCAGTCGATCTCGCCCTCCCGGCAGAAGGCCTGCGGCCCCTGCAAGAAAGGCTGAAGGCTGGCACGGTCTTGCTTGCGGCTCCAGCCGCCCGGACCTTGATCATGGCCGTCTCGATCCAGGACCTCACTCGGAGTCGGGCGCGAGGCCAAGCTTCAACGCAACTCTTGAACGAAACACAAAGCCAACCACGACGATGCCTGTCAGCGTCAGAAAAGCAATCACTGCAGGGATTGGCCCAACCATGAGCATAAGGATCGAAACAGGGATCACGGCGGCCCCAGGCAAATAGATCGCGACCAGCTGATAGAGATGAAAGAGAGATGTCCGAACAGCGCTCATTACAGCCGATCCTGATAAAAGGTCATAAACGCATCCAACGAGTAGGCAAACGCGTCAACTTCGGCTTGAAGGTCATCTGGAAGAGTCTCGCACGCATCGGCAATTCGCTGCAAATCGCGGATCTCTTCACTCGTGACAGAAAGCGCACGTCGGTCCCCGAAAATCGCGGCGCTGTAAAGCTCCAGGGGCGAGGGTGGGCGCCCCATTTGCCATGATGTGGCATATTGGGTTCGGGTTTCGCGAATCTCGGTCATGTTGATGTAGGTGCGAAGCATGCCGCCCCATCCCGCCAGGATAAAGTTCATCGTCATCTTTGCAGCAAACTCGCTGCCAATCGCAGACCAACGAACCGGAGCCGGTGTGCCGGTGAGATACTTTCTGGGAATGCGCACTCGACGCAGGGAAAACCCCACGAAGGCGCCTCCCGCCACCCTCTGCCCCATCGTTTGCACCGCGTTCCCGAACTGATGGTCAATCAGCTGGTTCAACTCACGGAACCGCGCAAGCTCGTCCGGGTCCGAACTGAGGCATTCTTCGATTTCGGCTTCGTGCTCATCTAACCCCAGAGCAATCCGCGCCATTTGACGAAGCAACAGGTAGGCCGCTCGCTTGTTTTGCCATAGCAGCGAGAAACCCTCATGGATCGCGTCGCCAGCCTCGGTCACGTTGCGTCTGGCGACCGACCCGAGCAGCCCCATTCGTGCGGGCCTGTAAAGAATTCCGAGCCACCAATCTTTCCCGTAGTTGGCAAAAAGCGCCTCATCAAAGTCGAAACGCTCGTACCAATGCTCTTCAAGGAATTCGATCGGCTGGACCTCTGCGCAGTTGATGATGTCACCGTTCCGATCCATTCCGCAAATGATCTGGTCGGCAAGGTCGTCCTCTCTGTTGCCCATGACGACATATCGTCCATCCGCGGTCAGACCCTCGTCGGGCAACCCGTCCTGTGGCATTCGTGTTCTCCGTCAGTTCAGGTCAATTCTTTTCGCGACGAACTTGATGAAGTTCTTCACCAACCCGCGCAGCGTTCCTGCGCGTAGTTCCATCGCCTCACTCCCGTGGATCGCCACCTTTGTGCCGCGCAACACGATCTCGCCGCTTTTCTTCAGTGAAAAACTGCTCCGCCCGCAGACAAAGTGAATAGCATCTGCAGCGCGGACAAATTTCTTGCCACCCACCGCTTCCGAAAAGCTGTCCGTGGTTGATATCTCGAGGCCGTCGGACACGTTGATCGACATATCCTCATCACTATTGATGGTGATCGACTTTTCCGAAGAAACAACGATGTTGTTCTTTGCCTCAAAGAACTGGTTCCCTTCGGTCCTTACAGAATAGTTGCCCTTCGGCTTCATTCGGCTGCCGCGTTCCCCGATCCGATAACCGTAAACGCCAATGCCTTGATCGTTCCACCTCAAGCCCGGCGACACGGGGCCATCACTGTCTTCAGAGCCAATCCGAATAGAGTAATTGCCTCCGACGAACGTCTGTTTTGCATACTCGACTTCCTGAACAAACACGTGCCCGACCGACAGTACCTGGTTGTTATCAGTCCGTGTGGTGTGGTTGTGCAGCGTCTTTTCGTTCACGTCCTTTTCGGCATGGATGAAGATCTCTTCCTCGGCGTCTTTGTCCTCGAACCGGACCTCGTTGTAGCCCTTGCCCTGATGCGTATCCGTCCTGAACGTGCTCCGCGTCTTGTGCTTGGGCAGCTCATATGGCACCTCGTTCTTGCCGTTATACACGCAGCCGGTGACCAGCGGCTTGTCGGGGTCGCCCTCCAGGAACTCCACCACCACCTCCATGCCGATCCGCGGGATCACCATGCCGCCCCAGCCCTTGCCGGCCCAGCTCTGGCTTACCCGGCAGCGCATCGAGTAGGCGTCGGCGAGGTCCCAGTGGAAGCGCACCAGGATGCGGCCGTATTCGTCGCAGTCGATCTCGCCCTCTCCCACCACCCGGGCGGTCTGCGGGCCGTGGATCCGCGGCTGCGCGGTCTTGCGCGGCGGCGCCCAGGGCGCGGAGACCGGGGTCAGCAGGTAGCTGCCCTTGTACTCGGCCTGCGCGCTGTCCGCGCCCGCGCCCGCCGAGCGGTAGAGCTCGCTGGTGTAGCTGTGCCGCGCCTCCAGGCAGAGGTGCGCCTCGCCCTCGGTGAAGGCGGCGTTCGGCCCGTCGGCCACGCAGCGCATGCCCGCCTTCAGGCTCTTCACGTCGCCCGCGGCATGGGTGCGAAGGTCGCCCGCCCGCTCCTGCGTTGTGCGCAGCCCGACCACGCCGCGCCCCGCCTCGGCATCGGGGTAGACGCCGGGGTAGTCGTAGCTCTCGATCTCGCCATGGGCATGGGCCGCGTCGCCGACCTGCTCGGTCAGCAGGTTCGCCACCGGGGTCTTGAAGTTGTAGTCGGTCAGCCTGACCTTGCCGGTGGTCATGCCGCGCGCCTCGCGCCACTCCCAGAAGTGCTCCGCGTCCTTGCGGATGAAGGTGCCGGTGTCGCGGTACTCGCGGCTGCGGCCGGGCAGCTCGTCCATCGCCTCGTGGCTGTCGGTGAGCACCATGCAGTGGTTGCCGGCCTCGTGGCGGAAGTGAAAGCTGATCCCGAAGCGCTCCATCATCCGGCAGGCGAAGGCGAGGTCGCTCTCGCCGTATTGCACGGTGTATTCCAGTTTGGGGTAGCTCTGGGCCAGGTCCAGCCGATGGGTCTGCGCGCCCGCGCCCGACCAGGCGCCCAGCACCTCCTCGAGGATCTCGTCGACCGACTGTTCGTGAAAGATCCGCTGCTGCCGCCGCAGCCCGGCAAGCCAGAACCAGGGACGCAGGGTCAGCGCGTATTCGTCGCCGGCATCGCCCAGCCGCTTCCACTCGATCTCGGTCACCACCCCGTCGAAGGCGACCTCGTCATGCCCCAGCGTGGCCAGCATCACCGTTGCATGGGTGCCCATCAGCGCATCGGTCTCCAGCCCCCGCGGCGCCCGCACCGCGACCGAATAGCAGAACAGATCGCTGACCCGTTCGGTCCCCTCCAGAGACACCAGAAGCAGATGATCCTTGCCCAGCACGGTCTCGATCCGACCGACGTTGTGATCTTGGGTGAGCGCACCGTCCATGAAACAAACCTTTGAAACGCGTGGCGAAAATTGCCGGATAAAGGACGGTAATCAGGTTAAAGAATACACACCCGAAGATGCACGTTTCCCATGAGGGTGCAACCCCGGGGCGGCCAGTTTCTTGGCGCACTGGTCCATAGGTGCACCGGGGCCCGCCGCCTGCCTCAACCCACCAGTTGCGCCTCCCACCGGCCCGAGGCGACCGCCTCGCGCACGTGCGCGAGCAGCAGCGCGCGGATCGCCTCGGAGGCGAAGGTCGCCGGTCGGGAGGCGAGCCGGGTGAGGTGAAGGGTGCGCGACAGCTCCGGCGCCACGATCGGGCGGGCGGTGATGGTGCCGCGCTCCAGTTCGTCCTGCATGAACAGCCGGGTGCCGATGGCGCAGCCGAGCCCGGCCACCAGCGAGCCGGCAATCGCCTGCACCGAGTTCATCTGCAGCCGGGCGCGCGCTTCCAGCTTCTTCAGCAGCGCCGTGTCATCGAGGATCGCGCGGGCCGAGATGCCCTGCCGCAGCAGGATGATTGGCAGGTCGAGCAGCGCATTGAACTGGATCGGGGCCGTGGTGTCGCCGATGATCTCGGGCCGCCCGACACAGACCAGCGGCTCCTCAAGCACCGGCTCGGAGCTGAACATCGGGTCGTCGGGCGTGTTGTAGATCAGCGCCATGTCCACCTCGGAGGCCATGAGCGTGGGCAGCGCCACCCCCGAGAGGCTCTCGGTGAGGGCAAGCTGCACCGCCGGAAAGTCGCGCACCACCTGCGCGATGAAGGGCACGCCGATCGCCTTCACCGCCGAATAGCTCATGCCCACCGAGACCGGCCCCGAGACCTTGCCCTCGTGGTCCATCATGTCGGTTTCCGCCGAGGCCATGGCCCGCAGGATCCCGCGCGCGTGCTCGTGCAGCCGCCGCCCGGCCGCCGTGGGCTCCATCCCCCGCGGCTTGCGCTCGAACAACGGCTGGCCGAAGCGCGCCTCCAGCTGGGCGAGGTGATGGCTCAGCGCCGAGGCCGCCACGTTGAGATGCGCCGAGGCCCGCGCAAGCGAGCCATGCTCGACGATGGCGACGAAGTACTGGAGCTGGCGTGTGTCGAGCATTCTGGTTTCCAGAAAGGAGGGGTCGAAACACTATAGTATTCCGTTCGCAGCACCTTGGCTATCCTTCCGCTCGGGAGGACTGCCATGACCGAAGACCTGAGGCCGCTCGCCGGGCTGCGCGTTGTCGAGATGACCCACATGATCATGGGGCCATCCTGCGGCATGTTCCTCGGGCTGCTCGGCGCCGAGGTGATCAAGGTCGAGCCGCCCGAGGGCGACAAGACCCGCGCCCTCACCGGCATGGGACGGGGCTTCTACCCCACCTTCAACCGCGGCAAGAAGAGCATCACGCTCGATCTGAAGTCGGAGGCCGGCGTCGCTGCGCTGCACCGGCTGCTGGCGGATGCCGATGTCTTCGTCGAGAACTTCCGCGACCAGTCGCTGGCCAGGATGGGCCTCGCGCCCGAGGTGTTGCGCGAGAAATACCCCGAGCTCATCGTCTCCTCCCTGAAGGGCTTCCTGAACGGCCCCTACGAGAATCGCACCGCGATGGACGAGGTGGTGCAGATGATGACCGGAATGGCCTACATGACCGGCCCCACCGGCCGCCCGCTGCGCATCGGCTCTTCGGCCAATGACATCATGGGCGGCCTCTTCGGTGCCTTCGCGGTGCTCGCGGCGCTCCTCCAGCGCGGAAAAGACGGCAAGGGCCGCACCCTGCGCACCGGGCTCTTCGAGAACTGCCTCTTTCTCGTCGCCCAGCACATGGTGCAATTCGACATCGAGGGCCGCGAGGCCCCGCCGATGCCCGAGCGCGAGTTCTCCTGGCCGGTCTACGACATCTTCGAGACCGCTGACGCCCGCCAGATCTTCATCGGCGCGGTGACCGAGGGCCAGTGGGTCACCCTGTGCAATCTCCTCGGGCTCGAGAGCCTGCGCAACGACCCCCGCCTGCAAAAGCGGATGGACCAGATCGAGGCGCGCGACTGGACCATCCCGATCGTGGCCGAGGCCGTGCGCACCCGTCGCTTCTCCGAGCTGCTGGAGGCCTTCGAGCCCGCCGGCATTCCCTTCTCGCCCATCCACCGGCCCGCGGAAATGTATGACGATCCCCACGTCACCCGCCCCGGCGGTCTCTTCACTTCGCGGCTGCCCGAGGGCCAGACCTACCGCGCGCCGATCATGCCCTTCGAGATCGACGGCATGCCGCTGCATGGGCCCTCGCTCGACATTGCCGCCATCGGGGCGGATACCCGCGCGGTCCTGAGGGACGCGGGCCTCTCCGACGAAGAGATTACCCGTGCCAGCGGCATGGAGGCCACGGCATGAGCCTCGAGGCCATCTATCCCGCCGACCGTGTGACCCTGCGCGAGGTCGGCCTGCGCGACGGGCTGCAACTGGCCAAGGCCGTGCCTTCGACCGAGGCCAAGCGCGCCTGGCTGAAGGCCGAGGCCGCCGCCGGGGTGCGGCACTACGAGGTTGGCTCCTTTCTCCCCGCTGCCCGCTTTCCGCAGTTCGCCGATATCCACGAGATCATCTCGGCCAGCGGGGCGCTGGGGCTCCACTCCGCCGGGCTCACGCTCAACGAGCGCGGGGCAGAGGCCGCCATCGCCACGGCCATCCGCGAGATGGTTTGCGTTGTCTCCGCCACCGAGGCGCACAGCGAGGCCAACGCCCGCCGCTCCCGCGCCGCTGCCGTCGAGCTGGTCGGCAAGGTGGCCGCACTGCGCAACGAGCGGGCGCCGGACAAGCTGGTGAACGCCGGCATCGCCATGGCCTTCGGCTGCTCCCTCTCGGGCAACGTCGACCCGGCCGAGGTGCTCCGCCTCGCCGAGGCCTGCCTCGCGGCCGGGGCCGACATCGTCGGCCTTGCCGATACCGTGGGCTATGCCGGGCCAAGGGCCGTGGGCGCGCTTTGCGCCCAGATGCACCGGCTCTGCGGCAACCGGCCCTTCATCATCCACCTGCACGACACGCGCGGCCTGGGGCTGGCCAATGCCGCCGCAGCGCTGGACAACGGCGCGCGGGTGGTGGACGCTTCGCTCGGCGGGCTCGGGGGCTGTCCCTTCGCGCCTGGTGCCACCGGCAATGTCGTGTTCGAAGACGTGGTCTTCCTGGCCGAATCCATGGGCTTTCCCACGGGTATCGACCTGGAGGCCCTCACGCCCGCCCGGGCCATCGCGGAGGAGGCGCTGCCGGGCGAGTCCTTTCATGGCGCCCTGCACCGCGCAGGCCCGCCGACAAATGCAAATTGGCAGGCCACGGCCTGACCGCACCACAGGGAGGAAACCCAATGAAACACATCGCAACCGCCACGCTCGGCGCAGCCCTGCTCGCCGCGCCCGCCGCCCAGGCCGCCACCGAGATGCGCTGCAGCCACCAGCTGCCGCCCGCGCACCACATCGCCAAGGTCGTCGACCGCTGGGCCGAAGAGGTCGAAACCCTCTCGAACGGCGAGATCGACGTGCAGGTCTTCGGTGCCGACAGCCTCGTGGGCGCGAATGACAACATCGTCGCCACCGCCAAGGGCGACATCGAATGTGCCTTCTCGCTGAACTTCCAGTGGGGCAAGACCCTCCCGATGATGAACGTCACCGTCGCGCCCTTCGCCTTCGGTGACATCGCGATCTGGGAAAAATGGCCCGAATCCGAGGCCGCGGCCTTCCTCGAGGAGAAGCTGCTGGAGAAGGGCGTCAAGAACGTCGTCTGGATGTTCCAGACCAACAGCTCGGTCTTCACCACCAACGGCGAGCCGCTGGTCGCGCCCGAGGATTTCGCAGGCCTCAAGTTCCGCGGCCTGACCCCGCCCTTCGATGCCGGCCTCGCCGCGCTGGGCGCCACGCCCACCGCCATGCCCGGCTCCGAGGTCTACCAGGCGCTGGCGACCGGCGTGATCGACGGCGCGGTGACCGACGTGGCCGCCGCCGTGTCGCGCAAGTACTACGAGGTGCAGGATGCCTTCACCGTTGTGCCGGTGCTCTCGGCCTACCTCCACGGCTACCTGAACCCCGAGTTCTACGACGGCCTCTCCGACGCCTCCAAGGCCGCCCTTGCCGAGGCCGGAGCCAAGGCGTCCGCCTGGGCCATCGAGGCCTCGGTCGAGGCCGGCGCCGCCGGGCCGGACCAGCTCAAGGAGAAGGGCGTGAAGGTGCATATCGCCACCCAGGAGGAGATCGACGCGCTGGAAGCGGTCATGCGCCCGGCCTTCGACAAGGCCTTCGGCGAGGGCGATGCCGACAGCGCCAAGCTGATCGAACTCCTCGGCAAGATGTGACCTGACAGGCCGATGCACGAGCAATCGAGGGAGGAGGCGCAACCCGCCTTCTCCCGCCTTCCCCTCTTTCCCGACCGGATCGTTACCGGCCTCGTCCGGCTCTGCGGCGCCGTCTCGACGCTGCTGATCCTCTATATCTTCGGCCAGATCTGCGTGGCCGTGGTGCGCCGCTACGTCTTCGACGCGCCGCTGCAATGGAACGACCAGATGGCCGGATACCTTCTGGTGGCCGTGGTCATGCTGGGCGCCGCCGAGGCGCTGCGCCGGGGCGATCACATCGGGATCGACCTGCTGGCCTCCCGCCTGTCGCCCGCGCGCGCCCGTGTGCAGGCCGCCGTGGCCAACCTCGCCGTCATGGGCTTCGCCGCCGTGGTCGGCCTCTCGATCTGGGAAAGTATCGCCTTTGCCCGCCGCTTCGGCTCCTACTCCATCGGTTACATCGAAGTTCAAACCTGGATCCCGCAGGTGCCGGTGGTGCTCGGCGCAGGGCTGCTCTTTCTCGCCGCCGCGCTCCGGCTCTGGCGCACGCTGAGGCCGCTGCCATGACCCTCGCCCTCGTCTTTCTCGGGCTGATCCTGCTGCTGCTCGCGGGCATCCCGATCTTCGCAGCACTCGGCCTCACCGCCACCGCGATCCTCGTTCTCGTCGAGGGTGACATCGACGGGCTGGGCGACGCCGTCTTCGCGCATCTCAACAAGCCGGTGCTGGCCACCATCCCGCTCTTCGTCTTCATGGCCCAGGTGATGATCCGCGCCAAGGTGATCGACGATCTCTATTCCTTCGCCCACACGTTGATCGGCCATATCAAGGGCGGGCTCGGCGTGGCCACGGTCATGGCCTGCACCATCTTCGCCGCCATTTCCGGCTCTTCCGTCGCCACAGCCCTCTCCATCGGTTCCAGCGCCATCCCCCAGATGAAGCGCTACGGCTATGCCGAGCGCGACGCGCTGGGCGTGGTCGCGGCGGGCGGCACGCTGGGCATCCTGATCCCGCCGTCCGGGCCGATGATCCTCTATGCCATCGTGTCGGAGGCCTCCATCGGCGGGCTCTTTCTCGCCGGCATCATCCCCGGCCTGCTGCTGGCACTGATGTTCTCCGGCTGGTGCATGGTCCAGGCCCGCAGCCGCCGCGGTGTGGATGCCCCCGACTGGGCGGGCTGGCGCAAGGCCACCGCCGCGCTGCGCCGCTCGGTCTGGGCGCTGCTGGCCCCGCCGGTGGTGATGGGCGGCATCTACTTCGGCATCTTCACCGCCTCCGAGGCCGCCGCCGCCGGCTCGCTCTACGCCCTGCTGGTCGCGGTGCTGGTCTACCGCAATTTCGGCCTGCGCGACCTCTGGCACTGCGCCTATGCCACCATGCGCACCTCGATGATGGTCTTCATGATCATCGCGGGCGCCGCCATGTTCGCCCATGCCATCACCCTGGTGCGCCTGCCCGTGGGCGTGACCGAAAGCGTCACCGCCATGGGCCTCGGCCCGATCGGCTTCATCCTCGTGGTCATGGCGCTGATCTTCGTGCTGGGCATGTTCCTCGAGAGCATCGCCATCATCCTCATCACCACCCCGATCCTGCTGCCCACCATGATCGCGCTCCAGATCGACCCGATCTGGTATGGCGTGCTGCTGATGATCAACCTCGAGCTGGCGATGATCACCCCGCCCGTGGGGATGAACCTCTTCGTCATCAAGGGCATCACCGACGCCCCGCTCGGCACCATCGTGCGCGGCGCGGCACCCTATGTCGCGCTGATGGTTGTGGGGCTGGCGCTGCTGGTGCTCTTCCCCGGCCTGGCCACATGGCTGCCGACGGCGGCGGGCTTCGGGCGCTGAGGCCGGGGGGCGCTCAGCCCTCCGCCAGAAGCCGCGCCACGGCCTGGCGGGCGCGCTGCAGCACCGCGCCCGCGCCTTCGCGTGCCGTCAGCCCGTCCATCGGCACCTCCACCCCCAGCGGGATCCCGGCCGGAAGCGCGGCGACAAAGGCCGCGAGGTCGATCTCGCCCTCCCCCGGCGGCAGCCGCTCGGCCCGCGCGGCGTGCAGCAACTGCTCGGTCGTATAGGGCGGATGCACCTTCGCATCGGCCAGGTGCGCAAACCGCAGCCGCTCCTCCGGCGCGTTCCGCAGGTCGTCGAGCCGGCTGCCCGAGCGGTCGAAGTGCAGGCTGTCGGCCAGCACGCCCACCTTTGGCCCGGCCTGCGCGGCCAGCGCCAGCGCCCCGGCCAGGTCGGGCACCACCGCCCAGGGAAAGAACTCCAGCGACACGCCGATCCCGCGTGCCCCGGCCAGCTCGGACAGCGCGCCCAGCCTGTCGGCAAGGCGGCCCGGCTCGGGGTCGTAGGGCGCGGCGATCAGCTCCCGCGCGCCCAGCTCCGCCCCCGCGTCGAGGAGCCCCGCCAGCCGCGCCACCTCCAGCCCCGGCTCGATCATGACGAACTCGATGTCATGCACCACGAGCCCCGTCTCCGCCAGCGCCGCCCGGGTTTCGGCCATCGCCGCGGCGTCCTCCATCAGCGGGTAGGCCGGCGAGGTCGGCGTCACCCGCCGCAGCCGCAGCCCCACCGCATCGAAGCCCGCCTCCGCCGCGGCCCGGATGAACGCCGGCGGCGCAAGGTGGATGGCGGTCAGGTGGGCCACCGAGATCATCCGGCTCATCTCTGTTCTCCTTCTGCGGCATGGCGCCCGGCGATGAACCCGAAGGTCAGCGCCGGGCCAAGGTTGATCCCGCCCGCCGGGTAGGTGCCCCCCATGACCGAGGCCATGTCGGTGCCCGCCGCGTAGAGCCCCGGCACCGGCGCGCCATCCTCTCCCAGCACCCGCGCCGCGCCATCGGTGACCAGCCCGGCAAAGGTGCCGAAGCTGCCGGGGATGACCCGCACGGCATGGAAGGGCGCGTGGGCAAGCGGGGCGACGCAGGGGTTGGGCCGCTGGTCCGGGTCGCCCTGCACCCGCATGTAGGCCGTGCTGCCGCGCCCGAAGGCCGGGTCTTCCCCGCGCTCCGCACCGGCGTTGTAGGCGGCGATGGTCCGCGCAAGCCCTGCCGGGTCGATCCCGCAGGCCCGCGCCAGAGCCTCCGGCGTCTCGCCGCGCTTCAGGTAGCCCGACCGCAGCCAGGGCCGCAGCGGCAGCGGGGCAGGGCGCACGATCCCGAGCCCGTAGCGCCGGATGAACCTGTGGTCACAGACCAGCCAACTCTCCGGCTCCGCGCCCTCGGGCACCGCACCGAGCAGGGCGGTGACGTAGTCGTGGTATCCGAGCCCCTCGTTGCAAAAGCGCTCGCCACTCGCCAGCACCCCGATCACCCCCGGCTGGCCCCGGTCGATGATATGCGGAAACACCCCGCGCTTGCCGTCGGGCCAGCGCAGCTCCGACACCGGGCAGAGCGCGGCCGGACCGGCCAGCGCCGTGGTCTGACGTCCGCCCACGGCCTCGCCGGCCCGCAGCCCGTCGCCGGTTGCCTCCGGCACGGCCAGCGGTGCATGGGTCTCGGGCCTGGCAAAGGTCGCCGCCCGGCGCGCCGCGTCATGCGGGTATCCCCCGCAGGCCAGCACCACCCCGCGCCGCGCACGCAACCGCACCTCGCCCTCGGGGCCGGAAAGCCGCGCGCCCACCACCGCCTCGCCCTCCCGCACCAGCTCCGCCAGCCCGTGCCCGACCCGCAGCTCCACGCCCCGATCCAGCGCCGAGCGCATCAGCCGCGCCACCAGCGCGTTGCCGTTGCGCAGCTGCATCCCCCGGCCATGACGCGCCAGATCCCACAGGTGCCGCGCCATCCGCCGCGCTACGTGAAGCGCCGCGCCCGGCGAGCGCAGCATGGTCATGAAGGCCCGCAGGTCGGGCCCGGCCTGAATGGTCATCCCCATGAAGCTCGTCTCGCGCATGGGCCGCCGCAGCAGCGCCACCGCCGCGCCAAGGCCCTTGGCCTCGTAGGGCCGCGCGATCACCGAACGCCCGCCCGGCCCCGCGCCGGGCAGCTGGCTGTAGGTATCGGGGATCGTCAGCCCGGGCTCGAACTTCAGGGCCGTTTCGCGCGCGAAGAAGTCCACCATCTCCGGCGCGGCCTCCAGGAAGGCATCCACCAGCTCGGCGTTGAAGGCATTGCCCTGCACCGCTTCGAGGTAGACCCGCGCCGCGCCCGGCTCTTCCCTCGTGCCAGCCGCCGCGCACACCGGGTTGCCCGGCGCCCAGATCCATCCGCCGGACCATGCGGTGGTGCCGCCGATCATCTCCGCCTTCTCGGCCACCACCACCCGCAACCCGCGATCCGCCGCAACCACGGCCGCCGCCAGCCCCGCCGCGCCGGAGCCTGCCACCAGCAGGTCGCAGATGATCTCTTCGGCCAAGGTCTCCTCCCTCTCGTCCTGCCCGATCCATCGCCGCTGGCATCCCTAACGTCAAATGCTTGCTTGTCGCTCTGCGTAACATCAGGTTAATCGGGCAGACGGAGGAGGAGCCGCCATGCCCGAAATGACCCTGCGCCAGATCGAGGTGATCCGCGCGGTGATGATGACTGGCACGATCTCTGCCGCCGCCGAG carries:
- a CDS encoding FAD-dependent oxidoreductase; the protein is MAEEIICDLLVAGSGAAGLAAAVVAADRGLRVVVAEKAEMIGGTTAWSGGWIWAPGNPVCAAAGTREEPGAARVYLEAVQGNAFNAELVDAFLEAAPEMVDFFARETALKFEPGLTIPDTYSQLPGAGPGGRSVIARPYEAKGLGAAVALLRRPMRETSFMGMTIQAGPDLRAFMTMLRSPGAALHVARRMARHLWDLARHGRGMQLRNGNALVARLMRSALDRGVELRVGHGLAELVREGEAVVGARLSGPEGEVRLRARRGVVLACGGYPHDAARRAATFARPETHAPLAVPEATGDGLRAGEAVGGRQTTALAGPAALCPVSELRWPDGKRGVFPHIIDRGQPGVIGVLASGERFCNEGLGYHDYVTALLGAVPEGAEPESWLVCDHRFIRRYGLGIVRPAPLPLRPWLRSGYLKRGETPEALARACGIDPAGLARTIAAYNAGAERGEDPAFGRGSTAYMRVQGDPDQRPNPCVAPLAHAPFHAVRVIPGSFGTFAGLVTDGAARVLGEDGAPVPGLYAAGTDMASVMGGTYPAGGINLGPALTFGFIAGRHAAEGEQR